The window GAACCTCCCAAACAGGAATAATAGCTTAAACAGGTTTATTATGTTTAACCGTCTCAGGCTGAGTGGCGCCCGAACCCGAATCCAGCGGTGGAATATTTTTAGATAATACCTCATCGGTTTCGACTTTCTTCGGCTGTACTTGATTGAAAATCAACGCCTCTGACTGCGGCTTACCTGCTGGTTTCTCATGTACCATTTGATCCCAAATCACCTTCGAGTCTTGGTCCACATCATCAGCCTCAACGACCGATGCAGCAGACGAGCTCGGTTTCTTCGGTTCAATCACCGCAGCCCCCTTACGGATCTCAGCGGCAATATCCTTCAAATAAGGTTGTTTCGTCCAGTCGCCAAAAAACATGGCCGCCACCAATACCGCAGCGCAAAGTAAGATAGAGATCATCGCAGATTTGGTCATAATGGACTTCCTTCAAACAATCGTAATATGGCTCCCTATGGCAGAGACTCAGATACTGCAGCTTGTATTCATACCATCACAGGGCCAAGCGCACAATTGCACCCGATCATTTCCTTCAAGCAGACTGGAAATAATGCTTTCCGCTGACTAAAACGCAAAACCCTCACATTGCACGTCGTGATGGATCCCACTCACAGGGTCAATGAAACGTAAACGCTGCGCCATCAACTTAAGAGGCGTCGCAAATTTATCCGGCCCTTTGGGTAATAAGCTTGGATAAAATCTGTCGTTTAACAATGGCATACCTAAGCTTTGCATATGCACCCGCAACTGGTGAGTTTTGCCGGTAATTGGGCTCAGGTGGAACAAACCAAGATCGCCTTTTATGGCCACCAGACTGATTTCGGAATGGGTATTTGCCTCGCCTTCAACGATTTTCATGGTAAAACTCGGGTCGCTCGGCTGCATGCGATTTTTTACCGTCCAATGCAGGGGTAACGTTAAGTTTCCCTGTTGATATTGTTCAATAATCTCAGGTGTCAGCTTGGCAATCGCTTGATAGTCTTTACGAATAGCATCGTCGATAAATAATTGATGATAAAGGGCGCGGGTTTCGGGAGCGACTGTCATCAAGATCACCCCTGCGGTTTCACGATCAAGCCTATGAGCAGGCGCGATAGTGTCTATGCCGGTGCGTAATCTCAGTCTATGTACCAGACATTCGTTCACATAATTACCGCTTGGAGTCACAGGTAAAAAGTGTGGCTTATAGGCCAAAATGACATTGTCATCTTGGAATAGGATCTGTTCTTCAAAGGGAATTTTCGCTTCGACCGGCACTTCACGGTAGTAATACACCCGTGCTGCAGGACGATATTCGGTGTCCAAGGCGATCAAACTGCCATCGCGCCAATGCACTTTTCCATCGAGGATCCGCTGACGCCACACATCTTCACCTATGCGGGCAAAATGCTGCGCGAGAAAGGCAAACACTGTGGGTATATCTGTGACATTCACAGGGAGCACTATGTAAGAAGGTTGGGCGGCGCGGGCAGATGCAGTCATATCACAAAAAAAGCGGCTATAGAAAGCCGCTATTCTAGCCTTTTTGTGGTTTTTCAGTCCACATGGGACTTGATAAGTTGCAGCACGAAATCCAAGGTTTTGTGGCAATCGGGCTGATTCACTAACACTAATTTGTCTTTATTATACATGGGTAAAACCTCGAGCCAGCGTTGGCTTACCCATGCAGCATCTTCTAAATGCACTTGAGAATAGAGCTCAAACAGATCGGGATTCACCTCATAAAACTGCTCTAATGCAGCGCTTATTAGCTCAAATTCACCTTTAATCGGCTCTTCTTGCCAGTTACGGCAGGGTAAAGTGCGCGCCATCCATAACTTATCTTTGGCCTGCGCCGCCGAGAGGATACTGACGCGCTGGCGCCCTTCGAGCACTATGCTGAGTGAATCGTCTTCTAGCTGATTAAAATCGATAATGTCGCACTGGGTAGCGGTGGGATAACAGGGCGGACTGCCGCGGGGTCTGATGGTGGCAAAGGCGAGCGCATACTTTCCTTTAAAGACATCGGCCACCATGCGCAGATGACCGGGGTCGACCACACGAACTTCTACCCGTCCCTGTGGCAGCAACAAGGCATCGCGCATGAGTAAC of the Shewanella baltica genome contains:
- a CDS encoding pseudouridine synthase, with product MTASARAAQPSYIVLPVNVTDIPTVFAFLAQHFARIGEDVWRQRILDGKVHWRDGSLIALDTEYRPAARVYYYREVPVEAKIPFEEQILFQDDNVILAYKPHFLPVTPSGNYVNECLVHRLRLRTGIDTIAPAHRLDRETAGVILMTVAPETRALYHQLFIDDAIRKDYQAIAKLTPEIIEQYQQGNLTLPLHWTVKNRMQPSDPSFTMKIVEGEANTHSEISLVAIKGDLGLFHLSPITGKTHQLRVHMQSLGMPLLNDRFYPSLLPKGPDKFATPLKLMAQRLRFIDPVSGIHHDVQCEGFAF
- a CDS encoding LON peptidase substrate-binding domain-containing protein is translated as MQTREMALLMRDALLLPQGRVEVRVVDPGHLRMVADVFKGKYALAFATIRPRGSPPCYPTATQCDIIDFNQLEDDSLSIVLEGRQRVSILSAAQAKDKLWMARTLPCRNWQEEPIKGEFELISAALEQFYEVNPDLFELYSQVHLEDAAWVSQRWLEVLPMYNKDKLVLVNQPDCHKTLDFVLQLIKSHVD